The Petroclostridium xylanilyticum region CTTTCCTCTACCGAGATTGTTGATATAATTCCTTACTAATGCATCACATAGCCCCTTAATAATTTCAGCTTTTGAAAATCCGTATTGCTGTTTGGCAATCATATCTGATTCAGCAAATACAGTACACCTTCCCGCTATTCTTACATCTTTTTTAGCTGTGAGGGCAAGATCCCCGAATTCCTGAATTGGAACTCCCAGCCGCTCAGCCTGGTGATCCAGGAAGGAACCGGTACCTGCTGCACAGACAGTATTCATGGAAAAGTCTACTACCATCTTGTCTTTGATAATAATGATTTTTGAATCCTGACCTCCGATTTCGAAGATAGTACTTACGTCAGGATGAAAATGTACCGTTGCAGCGGCATGGGCTGTTATTTCATTTTTAATGATATCTGCCCCTACCATGATACCCGCTAGCTGCCTGCCGCTTCCTGTTGTCCCTACACCAGCTACACAGTCAAAAGTACCATTGAGGCTTTCCTCCAGCAATTTTAACCCTTTCTTTACCGATTCCAGCGGCTGCCCGTTGGTACGTATGTATTCCTTGAAAACTACATTATAATTTTGGTCAATAGCTACAACATTGGTGCTTACCGATCCCACATCTATTCCTATGTATATTTTCATAATATGCTCCACTCCCTGTTTTTATCACTAATAAGCATTTATACATTCTACAAATATAGTGCAAAAAAGTTCGGAGCTCGGAGTTCGGAGTTCGGAGAATTTTAACTTTTCACTATGAACTCCGAACTCCAAACTCCGAACTATTTCATCCTGCCAACTCATGTTCCGTATATTCCGTAACCCAAGTATCTTCTTGCTCTTCTATTTCTTTTGTATTTTGTGCTTTCTTTTTATTGCGTACGAGATCTATAAAAGCTTCTATCCTGGTTTGGTTATTGGCCGTACCCATCTGTTCATCTAAAGAAAGAGACAGTATAGGCAGCTGCAGCTGTTTTGAAATGGCAGGTATAGCACTTTGGGTTACTAATTCCGGTAAACATCCAAAGGGCATAAGATGGATAATCGCATCAAAACCCCGTTCTTTAAAATCCACCATCCATCCTATATTTTCCATATCATGCCCGCCACAATTTATTTTTACAAATCTTCTCGCTTTTTTTATAACCTGATGAGCTTTACTGGCACCTATCAATCTCGGTTGGATATTATGGTTTACCCAGTTGGAGATGTATTGTACATTTTCTACTTCTATGCCTATGTTGTTCAGGGTCTGTTCAATATCCATATTTACTGAACTTTCCATAATTACATAGATTTCTCCAACGATTCCTACTCTTATCCTTTCTCCTTCCGCAAC contains the following coding sequences:
- a CDS encoding acyl-CoA dehydratase activase: MKIYIGIDVGSVSTNVVAIDQNYNVVFKEYIRTNGQPLESVKKGLKLLEESLNGTFDCVAGVGTTGSGRQLAGIMVGADIIKNEITAHAAATVHFHPDVSTIFEIGGQDSKIIIIKDKMVVDFSMNTVCAAGTGSFLDHQAERLGVPIQEFGDLALTAKKDVRIAGRCTVFAESDMIAKQQYGFSKAEIIKGLCDALVRNYINNLGRGKNLKPPYVFQGGVAANKGIKAAFEKEVGCEIIIPQHYNVMGAIGAAILAKEHIKKTGDTTKFRGFGAADFEFNPTSIECGGCANSCEVIKVDLNGKTVAMWGDKCGKWANSLVG